A single Vigna radiata var. radiata cultivar VC1973A chromosome 8, Vradiata_ver6, whole genome shotgun sequence DNA region contains:
- the LOC106772310 gene encoding CMP-sialic acid transporter 3 isoform X1 produces MKNGMIECSVCHSKLVSPSAKTISRAYDRHKNRITSKQRVLNVFLVVGDCVLVGFQPILVYMSKVDGKFNFSPISVNFLTEVTKVFFAIVMLILQARHQKVGEKPLLSISTFVQAARSNALLAVPALLYAINNYLKFIMQLYFNPATVKMLSNLKVLVIALLLKVIMKRQFSIIQWEALALLLIGISVNQLRSLPEGTTAMGLPVTMGAYLYTLIFVTVPSLASVYNEYALKSQYDTSIYLQNLFLYGYGAIFNFLGILGTAIFKGPSSFDILQGHSKATMLLIANNAAQGILSSFFFKYADTILKKYSSTVATIFTGIASAVLFGHTLTMNFVIGISIVFISMHQFFSPLSKAKDEQNGVLELHDVHDRQRSKDSFINMAAGANEEASHRVGHDERQPLLPS; encoded by the exons ATGAAGAACGGGATGATAGAATGCAGTGTTTGCCATTCCAAATTGGTTTCCCCTTCCGCCAAAACTATCTCAAGGGCTTATGATCGCCACAAAAATAGGATAACATCCAAGCAACGAGTACTCAATGTCTTTTTGGTTGTTGGTGATTGTGTTCTTGTAGGCTTCCAG CCTATCCTTGTCTATATGTCCAAGGTGGATGGGAAGTTCAATTTTAGCCCTATTAGTGTTAATTTTTTGACCGAGGTTACAAAGGTTTTCTTTGCTATTGTTATGCTTATTCTCCAG GCTAGGCATCAAAAAGTTGGGGAGAAACCTCTTCTCTCAATTTCTACATTCGTGCAG GCAGCTCGTAGCAATGCCCTTCTGGCAGTTCCTGCCCTTCTGTATGCTATAAACAACTATCTGAAGTTTATCATGCAG CTTTATTTTAACCCTGCTACTGTGAAGATGTTAAgtaatttgaag GTTTTAGTAATAGCACTTTTGCTAAAGGTGATTATGAAGCGCCAGTTTTCCATCATTCAG TGGGAAGCTCTTGCTCTCTTGCTCATTGGTATAAGTGTTAATCAGCTAAGATCTTTACCGGAAGGAACTACAGCTATGGGTCTTCCTGTCACAATGGGTGCATATCTCTATACATTGATTTTT GTCACTGTTCCATCATTGGCCTCTGTTTATAATGAGTACGCATTGAAGAGCCAATATGATACAAGCATTTATCTACAG AACCTATTCTTATATGGATATGGAGCTATATTCAATTTTCTTGGGATACTTGGGACTGCTATTTTCAAAG GGCCTAGCAGCTTTGATATACTACAAGGTCATTCAAAAGCTACAATGCTATTGATAGCAAACAACGCTGCTCAAGGGATTTTAtcctctttcttcttcaaatatGCAG ATACAATTTTGAAGAAGTACTCATCAACGGTAGCCACAATCTTTACTGGTATAGCATCTGCTGTACTATTTGGGCATACTTTAACAATGAACTTCGTTATCGGCATTTCTATTGTATTCATCTCAATGCACCAG TTCTTTTCACCACTTTCAAAAGCTAAAGATGAACAGAATGGTGTGCTGGAACTGCATGATGTTCATGACAGACAAAG ATCAAAGGATTCCTTTATAAATATGGCAGCTGGAGCAAATGAAGAG gcCTCTCACCGCGTGGGACATGATGAGAGACAGCCACTTCTTCCCTCCTAG
- the LOC106772310 gene encoding CMP-sialic acid transporter 3 isoform X2 — MPILVYMSKVDGKFNFSPISVNFLTEVTKVFFAIVMLILQARHQKVGEKPLLSISTFVQAARSNALLAVPALLYAINNYLKFIMQLYFNPATVKMLSNLKVLVIALLLKVIMKRQFSIIQWEALALLLIGISVNQLRSLPEGTTAMGLPVTMGAYLYTLIFVTVPSLASVYNEYALKSQYDTSIYLQNLFLYGYGAIFNFLGILGTAIFKGPSSFDILQGHSKATMLLIANNAAQGILSSFFFKYADTILKKYSSTVATIFTGIASAVLFGHTLTMNFVIGISIVFISMHQFFSPLSKAKDEQNGVLELHDVHDRQRSKDSFINMAAGANEEASHRVGHDERQPLLPS; from the exons ATG CCTATCCTTGTCTATATGTCCAAGGTGGATGGGAAGTTCAATTTTAGCCCTATTAGTGTTAATTTTTTGACCGAGGTTACAAAGGTTTTCTTTGCTATTGTTATGCTTATTCTCCAG GCTAGGCATCAAAAAGTTGGGGAGAAACCTCTTCTCTCAATTTCTACATTCGTGCAG GCAGCTCGTAGCAATGCCCTTCTGGCAGTTCCTGCCCTTCTGTATGCTATAAACAACTATCTGAAGTTTATCATGCAG CTTTATTTTAACCCTGCTACTGTGAAGATGTTAAgtaatttgaag GTTTTAGTAATAGCACTTTTGCTAAAGGTGATTATGAAGCGCCAGTTTTCCATCATTCAG TGGGAAGCTCTTGCTCTCTTGCTCATTGGTATAAGTGTTAATCAGCTAAGATCTTTACCGGAAGGAACTACAGCTATGGGTCTTCCTGTCACAATGGGTGCATATCTCTATACATTGATTTTT GTCACTGTTCCATCATTGGCCTCTGTTTATAATGAGTACGCATTGAAGAGCCAATATGATACAAGCATTTATCTACAG AACCTATTCTTATATGGATATGGAGCTATATTCAATTTTCTTGGGATACTTGGGACTGCTATTTTCAAAG GGCCTAGCAGCTTTGATATACTACAAGGTCATTCAAAAGCTACAATGCTATTGATAGCAAACAACGCTGCTCAAGGGATTTTAtcctctttcttcttcaaatatGCAG ATACAATTTTGAAGAAGTACTCATCAACGGTAGCCACAATCTTTACTGGTATAGCATCTGCTGTACTATTTGGGCATACTTTAACAATGAACTTCGTTATCGGCATTTCTATTGTATTCATCTCAATGCACCAG TTCTTTTCACCACTTTCAAAAGCTAAAGATGAACAGAATGGTGTGCTGGAACTGCATGATGTTCATGACAGACAAAG ATCAAAGGATTCCTTTATAAATATGGCAGCTGGAGCAAATGAAGAG gcCTCTCACCGCGTGGGACATGATGAGAGACAGCCACTTCTTCCCTCCTAG
- the LOC106771976 gene encoding uncharacterized protein LOC106771976 — protein sequence MNRITVPMDEPKPSCNSTLSTASHLTRTELLKRRFQNLKRLSKCYRDLYWQLMEQVKTLYRHYLYHYALNPFRHFHFPTCSFLGCNLKPMPFTSFCHFHILSDSNQKLYKPCNYLIKGAEAGPITCGKPILRSIIPALCTVHSHKAQKHLARALKRNSRNVSSTTNIAPKFHTLVSEYVKHIQARRKEQLENKSKTVFKDRMMTA from the exons ATGAATCGAATCACAGTTCCAATGGATGAGCCTAAGCCTTCTTGCAACTCCACACTTTCCACTGCTTCTCACCTTACTCGCACTGAACTTCTGAAACGCCGTTTCCAGAATCTCAAACGTCTCTCCAAGTGTTACAGGGACCTCTACTGGCAGCTCATGGAACAAGTCAAGACCCTCTACAGACACTACCTTTATCACTATGCTCTTAACCCTTTTAGGCACTTCCACTTTCCCACCTGTTCTTTCCTAGGTTGCAACCTCAAGCCCATGCCTTTCACTTCCTTTTGCCACTTTCACATTCTCTCCGATTCCAACCAGAAGCTTTATAAGCCCTGCAATTATCTTATCAAAGg TGCAGAAGCTGGACCTATAACTTGTGGGAAACCCATACTGAGATCCATCATTCCAGCTCTTTGCACTGTGCACTCTCACAAGGCTCAGAAGCATCTTGCAAGGGCTTTGAAGAGGAATAGTAGGAACGTTTCCTCCACAACTAACATCGCTCCTAAATTTCATACCTTGGTGTcagaatatgtaaaacacattCAAGCGAGAAGAAAGGAACAACtggaaaacaaaagtaaaactGTGTTCAAAGACAGAATGATGACTGCTTGA
- the LOC106771977 gene encoding uncharacterized protein LOC106771977, with protein MEREGERERERRVEKKGKKKQVLLEGYVEEDLARSKSLSDEDLEELKGCLDLGFGFSYEEIPELCNTLPALELCYSMSQKFMDNSPPSPSPSNLPAPAHSLSTSIANWKISSPGDHPEDVKARLKFWAQAVACTVKLCS; from the coding sequence AtggaaagagaaggagaaagagagagagaaagaagggtGGAGaagaaggggaagaagaagCAGGTGCTGTTGGAAGGATACGTGGAGGAGGATCTGGCAAGAAGCAAGAGTCTATCGGACGAGGATCTAGAGGAGTTGAAAGGGTGTTTGGATCTTGGATTTGGTTTCAGCTACGAAGAAATTCCGGAGTTGTGCAACACTCTGCCGGCACTGGAATTGTGCTATTCGATGTCTCAGAAATTCATGGATAACTCTCCGCCTTCACCTTCGCCGTCGAACTTGCCGGCGCCGGCTCATTCGCTGTCGACTTCGATTGCGAATTGGAAAATATCAAGTCCCGGTGACCATCCGGAAGATGTGAAGGCGAGGCTGAAGTTCTGGGCGCAGGCTGTTGCCTGCACTGTGAAGCTGTGCAGCTGA